A stretch of the Gossypium hirsutum isolate 1008001.06 chromosome D07, Gossypium_hirsutum_v2.1, whole genome shotgun sequence genome encodes the following:
- the LOC107961703 gene encoding fatty acyl-CoA reductase 3 codes for MELGSALQFLDNKSILVTGGTGFLAKIFVEKILRVQPNVKKLYLLVRAADHKSAIHRLHHEIVGKDLFRNLKEKCGINFSSFIAQKITVIPGDLTHQDLGLHDSDLLQLLCKELDVLLNLAATTNFDERYDVALDLNTLGAKYVVDFAKKCAKLQVLVHVSTAYVSGERSGLIVENSYRMGETLNGVTGLDVNIEKQVVEDQLHLLRLQGASDKDVTIAMKDLGIQRARLYGWPNTYVFTKAMGEMMVGELKDIIPAVIIRPTIITSTYKEPFPGWVEGIRTIDSLAVGYAKGKLTFFLGDLEAIVDVIPADMVVNGIIVAMIAEARHQQPQTIYQVGSSIRNPLRYSNLQDYGFRYFTKNPWINKDGKPVIVSKVTVMNSMDSFQRYMAFRYLLLLKGLELANAAFCHFFQGVYSNLNRKINWVMRLVDIYRPYLFFNATFDDLNTEKLRMTARTSLVENDMFYFDPKSIDWEDYFMNIHIPGIVEYIFK; via the exons ATGGAATTAGGAAGTGCTCTTCAGTTCCTTGATAACAAATCCATTCTAGTCACTGGTGGAACTGGGTTTTTGGCAAAGA TATTTGTGGAGAAAATACTAAGAGTTCAACCCAATGTCAAGAAATTATATCTTCTCGTAAGAGCAGCCGACCATAAATCCGCCATCCATCGTTTGCACCATGAG ATCGTAGGGAAGGATCTGTTCAGAAATCTGAAAGAGAAATGTGGGATCAATTTCAGCTCTTTTATAGCACAAAAAATTACAGTTATACCAGGTGACTTAACCCATCAAGATTTGGGTCTCCATGATTCTGATTTGCTTCAACTCCTTTGTAAGGAACTCGATGTTCTTCTTAACCTTGCTGCAACTACCAACTTTGATGAAAG ATATGATGTGGCACTAGACCTCAACACATTGGGAGCTAAATATGTTGTGGACTTTGCCAAGAAATGTGCCAAACTACAAGTGTTGGTTCACGTATCCACAG CATATGTGTCAGGGGAAAGGTCAGGGCTTATAGTTGAAAATTCATACAGAATGGGGGAAACACTTAATGGTGTGACAGGCTTAGATGTTAACATTGAGAAGCAAGTGGTTGAGGATCAACTTCATCTTCTCCGTCTCCAAGGCGCTTCTGATAAGGATGTCACCATTGCCATGAAAGATCTGGGCATTCAAAG GGCAAGGCTGTATGGATGGCCAAACACGTATGTGTTTACCAAGGCAATGGGAGAAATGATGGTGGGGGAATTAAAAGACATTATACCAGCAGTCATCATTCGCCCTACCATCATAACTAGCACTTACAAAGAACCCTTCCCTGGTTGGGTCGAAGGTATCAG AACCATTGATAGCCTAGCAGTTGGTTATGCAAAAGGGAAATTGACATTCTTCCTGGGAGATCTGGAGGCAATAGTTGATGTG ATACCAGCAGACATGGTGGTGAACGGCATAATTGTAGCAATGATAGCTGAGGCAAGACATCAACAACCCCAAACCATTTACCAAGTAGGTTCCTCAATCAGAAACCCCCTAAGGTATTCTAATCTTCAAGACTATGGCTTCCGCTACTTCACCAAGAATCCATGGATCAACAAAGATGGAAAACCTGTGATTGTTAGCAAGGTTACGGTTATGAACAGCATGGATAGCTTCCAAAGATACATGGCATTTCGTTACTTGCTTCTTTTGAAG GGATTGGAATTGGCTAATGCAGCCTTCTGTCATTTCTTTCAAGGTGTTTACAGCAATCTGAATAGGAAGATCAACTGGGTCATGAGATTGGTCGACATTTACAGACCTTACTTGTTCTTCAATGCCAC TTTCGATGATTTAAACACCGAGAAGTTGCGAATGACAGCAAGAACGAGCTTGGTGGAGAACGATATGTTCTATTTCGACCCTAAAAGCATTGATTGGGAAGATTACTTCATGAACATTCATATTCCTGGCATCGTAGAATACATTTTCAAGTGA